The Delphinus delphis chromosome 2, mDelDel1.2, whole genome shotgun sequence genome contains a region encoding:
- the ZNF770 gene encoding zinc finger protein 770 — MMAETNFKMLKIQQCVVANKLPRNRPYICNICFKHFETPSKLARHYLIHTGQKPFECDVCHKTFRQLVHLERHQLTHNLPFKCSICPRHFKNLKTFVKHQQLHNETYQNDVKQVRRLLEAKQEKPVYGMYHALTTEERWALHPCSKSDPTHSPTKKKKNIHACTICGKLFPSQSKLDRHALIHTGQRPFKCVLCSKSFRQSTHLKIHQLTHSEERPFQCCFCQKGFKIQSKLLKHKQIHARNKTFQTLSLKVKSPESGPLPNKLNAKQDSFENGDIRESEENNQLDVHSIYIVPFQCPECEECFESEQILNGHKCFPARSGKIPSRLKRSYNYKTIVKKILAKLKRAGGKKLDNFRSEKKVFKNSFLKNCELISGEQSPEQTQRTFMGSLGKHGTYKTVGNKKKKTLTLPFSWQKHFQSQNMGKNVKGILTPENMLTVDNSVNNKDVSIYGSSGEEFFENCEVLQCGFSVTNENIYTGHKMCPCDKCEKVFPSVSKLQRHYLIHTGQRPFGCNVCGKSFRQSAHLKRHKLTHIDKIPYRKSLCQVELENLNKLFIHQGDNVNYSASQQCQTLGFQKYEVSESDQTSEIKVKAESEDFILGTPYRNRQPCLSSALLESEQSHHSHCCSYSGRTERNDGLLYQCSVCSKSFRSPSKLERHYLIHAGQKPFECSVCGKTFRQAPHWKRHQLTHFKE; from the coding sequence ATGATGGCTGAAaccaattttaaaatgctaaagaTTCAACAGTGTGTAGTAGCCAACAAACTACCTAGAAACAGGCCATATATTTGCAATATTTGCTTCAAGCATTTTGAAACACCCTCAAAATTAGCGAGGCATTATCTCATTCATACTGGTCAGAAGCCATTTGAATGTGATGTGTGTCATAAAACCTTTAGACAACTAGTTCATCTGGAACGACATCAACTAACTCATAATCTGCCTTTTAAATGTAGTATTTGTCCACGCCACTTTAAGAATCTGAAGACATTCGTGAAGCACCAACAGCTTCACAATGAAACTTACCAGAATGATGTTAAACAGGTCAGAAGACTGCTGGAGGCCAAGCAAGAAAAGCCAGTGTATGGAATGTATCATGCTCTTACCACAGAGGAGAGATGGGCATTACACCCGTGCTCCAAGTCTGATCCTACACACAGccctacaaagaaaaaaaagaacattcacgCGTGTACAATCTGTGGCAAGCTGTTCCCCTCACAGTCAAAACTTGATAGGCACGCACTTATTCATACTGGTCAGAGGCCTTTTAAATGTGTCCTGTGCAGTAAATCTTTTCGACAGTCAACTCACTTAAAAATCCACCAACTCACACATTCAGAGGAAAGACCTTTTCAATGTTGTTTTTGTCAAAAAGGATTTAAGATTCAAAGCAAACTGCTGAAGCATAAACAAATCCATGCCAGGAATAAGACTTTTCAGACTCTTTCATTAAAGGTGAAGAGTCCAGAATCAGGGCCCCTGCCTAATAAGTTAAATGCAAAGCAGGATAGTTTTGAAAATGGTGATATACGTGAATCTGAGGAGAATAATCAACTTGATGTCCACTCTATTTATATTGTCCCTTTTCAATGTCCAGAGTGTGAAGAATGTTTTGAATCAGAGCAGATTCTCAATGGACACAAGTGTTTTCCTGCCAGAAGTGGCAAAATTCCAAGCAGGCTCAAAAGAAGCTACAACTATAAAACCATTGTTAAAAAAATCTTGGCTAAGCTTAAACGAGCTGGGGGtaaaaaattagataattttcgatctgagaaaaaagtatttaaaaacagTTTCTTGAAAAATTGTGAACTTATTTCCGGTGAGCAGAGCCCTGAACAAACCCAGAGAACATTTATGGGTTCTCTTGGCAAGCATGGAACATATAAGACAgttggcaataaaaagaagaaaacgttGACTTTGCCATTTTCTTGGCAAAAGCACTTCCAGAGCCAAAATATGGGAAAAAACGTAAAAGGTATTCTTACACCAGAGAACATGTTAACTGTGGATAATTCTGTGAATAATAAAGATGTATCTATCTATGGTTCATCAGGTGAGGAATTCTTTGAAAACTGTGAAGTGCTTCAGTGTGGTTTTTCAGTTACAAATGAAAACATCTATACTGGACATAAGATGTGTCCTTGTGACAAATGTGAGAAAGTGTTTCCTTCTGTATCTAAACTACAAAGACACTATTTAATTCATACTGGACAGAGGCCTTTTGGCTGTAATGTTTGTGGGAAATCTTTTAGACAGTCAGCTCACCTGAAAAGACATAAATTAACTCATATTGATAAGATTCCATATAGAAAATCTCTTTGCCAAGTAGAATTGGAAAATTTGAACAAACTTTTCATTCATCAAGGTGATAATGTTAACTATAGTGCTTCCCAGCAATGTCAGACTCTTGGTTTTCAAAAATACGAGGTCTCAGAGTCAGATCAAACATCAGAAATAAAAGTGAAGGCAGAATCAGAGGATTTCATTCTTGGTACCCCCTATAGGAACAGGCAGCCCTGTCTCTCTAGTGCCCTTCTGGAATCAGAGCAGAGCCATCATAGTCATTGTTGTAGTTATTCCGGGCGTACTGAGAGGAATGATGGCCTTCTTTACCAATGCAGTGTTTGTTCTAAAAGCTTTAGATCCCCATCTAAACTGGAAAGACACTATCTAATTCATGCAGGGCAGAAACCATTCGAATGCTCAGTTTGTGGCAAAACATTCAGACAGGCTCCTCACTGGAAGAGACATCAACTTACTCACTTTAAGGAATGA